One window of Triticum dicoccoides isolate Atlit2015 ecotype Zavitan chromosome 5A, WEW_v2.0, whole genome shotgun sequence genomic DNA carries:
- the LOC119299082 gene encoding subtilisin-like protease SBT5.3 produces the protein MAGWALLILAAVLLLCAAECRLVHAWKRSYVVYLGAHPYGREATAEDHARATESHHELLASVVGSKQAAKDAIFYSYNKNINGFAAYLEEEVATQMAKHPGVLTVMPSKMMKLHTTRSWGFMDMERGGQVLPDSIWKHGRFGQDVIIASLDSGVWPESNSFNDEGMAPVPKRWKGSCTDTAKYGVPCNRKLIGAKYFNKDMLLSHPAVVDRNWTRDTEGHGTHTLSTAAGRFVPRASLFGYANGTAKGGAPRARVAVYKVCWTGECATADVIAGFEAAVHDGADVITVSFGVDAPLADASSYFHEAVTLGSLHATIHGVAVVCSGGNQGPFEDTVVNSAPWVTTVAASTVDRDFPDQLTLGNNATMRGISLEASDLHSDKLFPLINASSAALPNCTVNLATNCATGCLDPAKVKGKIVVCVRGGDVPRVMMGMTVLNAGGVGMILANGEMDGNDIQAGPHVLPATMITYTEAVSLYNYMSSTSDPAANISPSKTELGVKNSPSIAAFSAHGPSGTLPYVLKPDVAAPGVDILAAFTEYVSPTEVAADKRRSEYAIMSGTSMACPHVSGVMGLLKAAHPNWSPAMMRSAVMTTARTQDNTGAPMREMDGKEATPFAYGSGNVHPNRAVDPGLVYDITPNGYFTFLCSLGFSTKDLSRLSSGKFTCPAKPPPMEDLNYPSIAVPALRRRMTIKRRLKNVGRPGTYRASWRAPFGVNMTVDPTVLVFEKAGEEKEFKVKVASEKDKLGRGYVFGKLVWSDGTHYVRSPIVVNALD, from the exons atggCGGGCTGGGCGCTGCTCAtcctcgccgccgtcctcctcctctgCGCCGCCGAGTGCCGCCTCGTCCACGCATGGAAGAGG TCGTACGTGGTATACCTGGGAGCGCACCCTTATGGgcgcgaggcgacggcggaggacCACGCGCGCGCCACCGAGTCGCACCATGAGCTCCTCGCCTCGGTTGTCGGGAGCAAGCAGGCGGCCAAGGACGCCATCTTCTACTCCTACAACAAGAACATCAATGGCTTCGCCGCGTATCTCGAGGAGGAGGTGGCCACCCAGATGGCAA AGCATCCGGGTGTGCTGACGGTGATGCCGAGCAAGATGATGAAGCTGCACACGACCAGGTCATGGGGCTTCATGGACATGGAGAGGGGCGGCCAGGTGCTCCCGGACTCCATCTGGAAGCACGGCAGGTTCGGCCAGGACGTCATCATCGCCAGCCTCGACAGCGGCGTGTGGCCGGAATCCAACAGCTTCAACGACGAGGGCATGGCCCCGGTGCCCAAGCGCTGGAAGGGCTCCTGCACCGACACCGCCAAGTACGGGGTGCCCTGCAACAGGAAGCTCATCGGCGCCAAGTACTTCAACAAGGACATGCTGCTGTCGCACCCGGCCGTGGTGGACCGCAACTGGACGCGCGACACCGAGGGCCACGGCACGCACACGCTCTCCACCGCCGCCGGCCGCTTCGTGCCGCGCGCCAGCCtcttcggctacgccaacggcaccGCCAAGGGCGGCGCCCCGCGCGCCCGCGTCGCCGTCTACAAGGTCTGCTGGACCGGGGAGTGCGCCACCGCCGACGTCATCGCCGGCTTCGAGGCCGCCGTCCACGACGGCGCCGACGTCATCACCGTCTCCTTCGGCGTCGACGCGCCCCTCGCCGACGCCAGCTCCTACTTCCACGAGGCCGTCACCCTCGGCTCCCTCCACGCCACCATCCACGGCGTCGCCGTCGTCTGCTCCGGGGGCAACCAAGGGCCCTTCGAGGACACCGTCGTCAACTCCGCGCCATGGGTCACCACCGTCGCCGCCAGCACCGTCGACAGGGACTTTCCCGACCAGCTCACCCTCGGCAACAACGCCACCATGAGGGGGATAAGCCTTGAGGCATCCGACCTTCACTCCGACAAGCTCTTCCCGCTCATCAACGCAAGCAGCGCCGCGCTCCCCAACTGCACCGTCAACCTCGCCACAAACTGCGCCACGGGCTGCCTTGACCCGGCCAAGGTCAAGGGCAAGATCGTCGTGTGCGTCCGCGGCGGGGATGTCCCGCGGGTCATGATGGGGATGACCGTCCTCAACGCCGGCGGCGTCGGGATGATCCTTGCCAACGGCGAGATGGACGGCAACGACATCCAAGCCGGCCCGCACGTGCTCCCGGCCACAATGATCACCTACACCGAGGCCGTCTCTCTCTACAACTACATGTCCTCCACCTCTGACCCGGCCGCCAACATCTCGCCTTCCAAGACGGAGCTCGGCGTCAAGAACTCGCCATCCATCGCCGCCTTCTCCGCTCACGGGCCAAGCGGCACGCTGCCCTACGTCCTCAAGCCGGACGTCGCCGCACCGGGGGTGGACATCCTCGCCGCCTTCACTGAGTACGTCAGCCCCACCGAGGTGGCCGCCGACAAGCGCCGCTCCGAGTACGCCATCATGTCCGGCACCTCCATGGCGTGCCCGCACGTCTCCGGTGTCATGGGCCTCCTCAAGGCGGCGCACCCCAACTGGAGCCCCGCTATGATGCGATCCGCGGTCATGACCACCGCGCGCACCCAGGACAACACCGGCGCGCCCATGCGCGAGATGGACGGCAAGGAGGCCACCCCTTTCGCCTACGGCTCCGGCAACGTGCACCCGAACCGCGCCGTTGACCCGGGCCTCGTCTACGACATCACCCCCAACGGCTACTTCACCTTCCTCTGCTCGCTCGGCTTCTCCACCAAGGACCTGAGCAGGCTCAGCTCCGGCAAGTTTACATGCCCGGCCAAGCCGCCGCCCATGGAGGACCTCAACTACCCATCCATTGCGGTGCCGGCGCTGCGCCGCAGGATGACGATCAAGCGGCGGCTCAAGAACGTGGGCCGACCCGGGACATACCGCGCATCGTGGCGCGCGCCTTTTGGGGTCAACATGACCGTTGACCCGACGGTGCTCGTATTCGAGAAGGCCGGCGAGGAGAAGGAGTTCAAGGTGAAGGTGGCGTCGGAAAAGGACAAACTCGGGAGGGGCTACGTCTTTGGGAAGCTCGTCTGGTCTGATGGGACCCACTATGTCAGGAGCCCCATCGTGGTAAATGCCCTCGATTGA